One genomic segment of Pongo pygmaeus isolate AG05252 chromosome 19, NHGRI_mPonPyg2-v2.0_pri, whole genome shotgun sequence includes these proteins:
- the MYCBPAP gene encoding MYCBP-associated protein isoform X14: MVPGGTMKSLKKDSRLRITPTRLLEASESVKEKKRAKGPEQPTPTIQEEPEPVSSVLQGDDILALAIKKEDLKEQHIPRLTEKEDKRVITQKFIIRKLKPTDPRRKVCHLVARPVNPDAATKPLDYSGPGDSFDGSDQILPHHILGSLQDFKRIALARGNTQLAERIPTSPCLMTLISAEGESKQKAPKEEKRPPWAPPPQHNFLKNWQRNTALRKKQQEALSEHLKKPVSELLMHTGETYRRIQEERELIDCTLPTRRDRKSWENSGFWSRLEYLGDEMTGLVMTKTKTQRGLMEPITHIRKPHSIRVETGLPAQRDASYRYTWDRSLFLIYRRKELQRIMEELDFSQQDIDGLEVVGKGRPFSAVTVEDYTVFERSQGSSSEETTYLGTLAISCDVSMPILGPSLLFCGKPACWIRGSNPQDKRQVGIAAHLTFETLEGEKTSSELSVVNNGTVAIWYDWRRQHQPDTFQDLKKNRMQRFYFDNREGVILPGETKTFTFFFKSLTAGIFREFWEFRTHPTLLGGAILQANLHAVSLTQDVFEDERKVLESKLTAHEAVTVVREVLQELLMGVLTPERTPSPVDAYLTEEDLFRHRNPQLHYEHQVVQSLHQLWRQYMILPAKAEEARPGNKEHVSPIATEKTSVNAELLPRFRSPISEPQVPRPENEALRESGSQKARVGTKSSRRKSIMEEILVEESPDVDSTKSPWEPDGLPLLEWNLCLEDFRKAVMVLPDENQREDALMRLNKAALELCQKPRPLQSNLLHQMCLQLWRDVIDSLVGHSMWLRSLLGLPEKETIYLNVPEEQDQKSPPIMEVKVPAGKAGKEERKGAAQEKKQLGIKDKEDKKGAKLLGKEQDRPNSKKHKAKDDKKVIKSASRDRFSLEDPTPDIILPSQEPIDPLVMEKYTQRLHSEVRGLLDTLVTDLMVLADELSPIKNVEEALRLCR; the protein is encoded by the exons ATGGTGCCGGGCGGCACCATGAAGTCTCTAAAGAAGGATTCCCGCCTCAGAATAACTCCAACCAGATTATTAGAGGCCTCAGAGAGCGTCAAAG AAAAGAAGCGGGCAAAGGGACCTGAACAACCCACACCCACAATTCAGGAAGAGCCTGAACCTGTTAGCAGTGTCCTACAAGGAGATGACATTCTTGCCTTGGCCATTAAGAAGGaagacttgaaggag caacACATTCCTCGCCTTACTGAAAAGGAAGATAAACGTGTCATTACCCAGAAATTTATCATCCGTAAACTCAAACCCACGGATCCTAGGAGGAAGGTCTGCCACCTTGTAGCACGTCCCGTGAATCCTGATGCAGCCACAAAACCTCTGGACTACTCTG GTCCCGGTGACAGCTTCGATGGCAGTGACCAGATCCTGCCCCACCACATCTTGGGGAGTCTCCAGGACTTTAAGAGAATTGCACTTGCTCGAGGGAACACCCAG CTGGCTGAGCGGATACCTACCTCACCCTGTCTGATGACCCTCATCTCTGCTGAAGGAGAGTCAAAGCAAAAAGCcccaaaagaagagaagagacctCCCTGGGCCCCACCTCCTCAGCACAACTTTCTGAAAAACTGGCAGCGTAACACAGCCCTGCGGAAGAAGCAGCAGGAAGCCCTCAGCG AACACCTAAAGAAGCCAGTCAGTGAGCTGCTCATGCACACTGGGGAGACCTACAGACGGATCCAGGAGGAGCGGGAGCTCATTGACTGCACACTTCCAACCCGGCGTGATAGGAAA AGCTGGGAGAACAGTGGGTTCTGGAGTCGACTGGAATACTTGGGAGATGAGATGACAGGTCTGGTCATGACCAAGACAAAAACTCAGCGTGGCCTCATGGAGCCCATCACTCACATCAGGAAGCCCCACTCCATCCGGGTGGAGACAG GATTACCAGCCCAGAGGGATGCTTCGTACCGCTACACCTGGGATCGGAGTCTGTTTCTGATCTACCGACGCAAGGAGCTGCAGAGAATCATGGAAGAGCTGGATTTCAGCCAGCAG GATATTGATGGCCTGGAGGTGGTAGGCAAAGGGCGGCCCTTCTCGGCTGTTACTGTGGAAGACTACACAGTGTTTGAAAGAAGTCAGGGAAGCTCCTCTGAAGAGACAACATACTT AGGCACACTGGCCATTTCCTGTGATGTCTCCATGCCTATTCTCGGCCCTTCTCTGCTGTTCTGTGGGAAGCCAGCTTGCTGGATCAGAGGCAGTAATCCACAGGACAAG AGGCAGGTTGGGATTGCTGCTCACTTGACCTTTGAAACCCTGGAAGGTGAGAAAACCTCCTCAGAACTGAGTGTGGTCAATAATGGCACTGTGGCCATTTGGTATGACTGGCGACGGCAGCACCAGCCGGACACTTTCCAAGACCTTAAGAAGAACAGGATGCAGCGATTTTACTTTGACAACCGGGAAG GTGTGATTCTGCCTGGAGAAACTAAAACCTTTACCTTCTTCTTCAAGTCTTTGACTGCTGGGATCTTCAGGGAATTTTGGGAGTTTCGAACCCATCCTACTCTATTAGGAGGTGCTATACTGCAGGCCAATCTCCACGCAGTCTCCCTGACCCAGGACGTTTTCGAGGATGAGAGGAAAGTACTGGAG AGCAAGCTGACTGCCCATGAGGCAGTCACTGTCGTTCGCGAAGTGCTGCAGGAGCTGCTGATGGGGGTCTTGACCCCGGAGCGCACACCATCACCTGTGGATGCCTATCTCACCGAGGAAGACTTGTTCCGGCACAGGAATCCTCAG CTGCATTACGAGCACCAAGTGGTGCAAAGCCTGCACCAACTGTGGCGCCAGTACATGATCCTGCCCGCCAAGGCTGAGGAGGCCAGGCCAGGGAACAAGGAGCACGTCAGCCCCATAGCCACAGAGAAGACCTCTGTGAATGCCGAGCTGTTACCACGCTTTAGGAGCCCCATCTCCGAACCTCAAGTGCCCCGGCCTGAGAACGAGGCCCTCAGGGAATCCGGGTCCCAGAAGGCCAGAGTGGGGACCAAGAGTTCTCGGCGGAAGAGCATCATGGAGGAGATCCTGGTGGAGGAAAGCCCAGATGTGGACAGCACCAAGAGCCCCTGGGAGCCGGATGGCCTTCCCCTGCTGGAGTGGAACCTCTGCTTGGAGGACTTCAGAAAG GCAGTGATGGTGCTCCCTGATGAGAACCAGAGAGAGGATGCGTTGATGAGGCTCAACAAAGCAGCCCTGGAGCTGTGCCAGAAGCCAAGGCCATTGCAGTCCAACCTCCTGCACCAGATGTG TTTGCAGCTGTGGCGAGATGTGATTGACAGCCTGGTAGGCCATTCCATGTGGCTGAGGTCTCTGCTGGGCCTGCCTGAGAAGGAGACCATCTATTTGAATGTGCCTGAAGAGCAAG ATCAAAAATCACCTCCTATCATGGAAGTGAAGGTACCTGCGGGGAAAGCTGGGAAGGAGGAGCGGAAAGGAGCAGCCCAGGAAAAGAAGCAACTGGGGATCAAAGACAAAGAAGACAAGAAAGGAGCCAAGCTGCTCGGGAAAGAG CAGGACCGTCCCAACAGCAAGAAGCACAAGGCAAAGGATGACAAGAAAGTCATAAAATCTGCAAGTCGGGACAGGTTTTCCTTGGAAGACCCTACCCCTGACATCATCCTCCCTTCCCAAGAACCCATAGACCCCCTGGTCATGGAGAAATACACCCAGAGGCTGCACAGTGAG GTCCGGGGGCTGCTGGACACCCTGGTGACCGACCTGATGGTCCTGGCTGATGAGCTCAGCCCCATAAAGAATGTCGAGGAGGCTTTGCGCCTCTGCAGGTGA
- the MYCBPAP gene encoding MYCBP-associated protein isoform X3 codes for MVPGGTMKSLKKDSRLRITPTRLLEASESVKEKKRAKGPEQPTPTIQEEPEPVSSVLQGDDILALAIKKEDLKEQHIPRLTEKEDKRVITQKFIIRKLKPTDPRRKVCHLVARPVNPDAATKPLDYSGTPSLSPGFTVFQLMGPGDSFDGSDQILPHHILGSLQDFKRIALARGNTQLAERIPTSPCLMTLISAEGESKQKAPKEEKRPPWAPPPQHNFLKNWQRNTALRKKQQEALSEHLKKPVSELLMHTGETYRRIQEERELIDCTLPTRRDRKSWENSGFWSRLEYLGDEMTGLVMTKTKTQRGLMEPITHIRKPHSIRVETGLPAQRDASYRYTWDRSLFLIYRRKELQRIMEELDFSQQDIDGLEVVGKGRPFSAVTVEDYTVFERSQGSSSEETTYLGTLAISCDVSMPILGPSLLFCGKPACWIRGSNPQDKRQVGIAAHLTFETLEGEKTSSELSVVNNGTVAIWYDWRRQHQPDTFQDLKKNRMQRFYFDNREGVILPGETKTFTFFFKSLTAGIFREFWEFRTHPTLLGGAILQANLHAVSLTQDVFEDERKVLESKLTAHEAVTVVREVLQELLMGVLTPERTPSPVDAYLTEEDLFRHRNPQLHYEHQVVQSLHQLWRQYMILPAKAEEARPGNKEHVSPIATEKTSVNAELLPRFRSPISEPQVPRPENEALRESGSQKARVGTKSSRRKSIMEEILVEESPDVDSTKSPWEPDGLPLLEWNLCLEDFRKAVMVLPDENQREDALMRLNKAALELCQKPRPLQSNLLHQMCLQLWRDVIDSLVGHSMWLRSLLGLPEKETIYLNVPEEQDQKSPPIMEVKVPAGKAGKEERKGAAQEKKQLGIKDKEDKKGAKLLGKEDRPNSKKHKAKDDKKVIKSASRDRFSLEDPTPDIILPSQEPIDPLVMEKYTQRLHSEVRGLLDTLVTDLMVLADELSPIKNVEEALRLCR; via the exons ATGGTGCCGGGCGGCACCATGAAGTCTCTAAAGAAGGATTCCCGCCTCAGAATAACTCCAACCAGATTATTAGAGGCCTCAGAGAGCGTCAAAG AAAAGAAGCGGGCAAAGGGACCTGAACAACCCACACCCACAATTCAGGAAGAGCCTGAACCTGTTAGCAGTGTCCTACAAGGAGATGACATTCTTGCCTTGGCCATTAAGAAGGaagacttgaaggag caacACATTCCTCGCCTTACTGAAAAGGAAGATAAACGTGTCATTACCCAGAAATTTATCATCCGTAAACTCAAACCCACGGATCCTAGGAGGAAGGTCTGCCACCTTGTAGCACGTCCCGTGAATCCTGATGCAGCCACAAAACCTCTGGACTACTCTGGTACACCCAGTCTCAGCCCTGGCTTCACTGTCTTTCAACTCATGG GTCCCGGTGACAGCTTCGATGGCAGTGACCAGATCCTGCCCCACCACATCTTGGGGAGTCTCCAGGACTTTAAGAGAATTGCACTTGCTCGAGGGAACACCCAG CTGGCTGAGCGGATACCTACCTCACCCTGTCTGATGACCCTCATCTCTGCTGAAGGAGAGTCAAAGCAAAAAGCcccaaaagaagagaagagacctCCCTGGGCCCCACCTCCTCAGCACAACTTTCTGAAAAACTGGCAGCGTAACACAGCCCTGCGGAAGAAGCAGCAGGAAGCCCTCAGCG AACACCTAAAGAAGCCAGTCAGTGAGCTGCTCATGCACACTGGGGAGACCTACAGACGGATCCAGGAGGAGCGGGAGCTCATTGACTGCACACTTCCAACCCGGCGTGATAGGAAA AGCTGGGAGAACAGTGGGTTCTGGAGTCGACTGGAATACTTGGGAGATGAGATGACAGGTCTGGTCATGACCAAGACAAAAACTCAGCGTGGCCTCATGGAGCCCATCACTCACATCAGGAAGCCCCACTCCATCCGGGTGGAGACAG GATTACCAGCCCAGAGGGATGCTTCGTACCGCTACACCTGGGATCGGAGTCTGTTTCTGATCTACCGACGCAAGGAGCTGCAGAGAATCATGGAAGAGCTGGATTTCAGCCAGCAG GATATTGATGGCCTGGAGGTGGTAGGCAAAGGGCGGCCCTTCTCGGCTGTTACTGTGGAAGACTACACAGTGTTTGAAAGAAGTCAGGGAAGCTCCTCTGAAGAGACAACATACTT AGGCACACTGGCCATTTCCTGTGATGTCTCCATGCCTATTCTCGGCCCTTCTCTGCTGTTCTGTGGGAAGCCAGCTTGCTGGATCAGAGGCAGTAATCCACAGGACAAG AGGCAGGTTGGGATTGCTGCTCACTTGACCTTTGAAACCCTGGAAGGTGAGAAAACCTCCTCAGAACTGAGTGTGGTCAATAATGGCACTGTGGCCATTTGGTATGACTGGCGACGGCAGCACCAGCCGGACACTTTCCAAGACCTTAAGAAGAACAGGATGCAGCGATTTTACTTTGACAACCGGGAAG GTGTGATTCTGCCTGGAGAAACTAAAACCTTTACCTTCTTCTTCAAGTCTTTGACTGCTGGGATCTTCAGGGAATTTTGGGAGTTTCGAACCCATCCTACTCTATTAGGAGGTGCTATACTGCAGGCCAATCTCCACGCAGTCTCCCTGACCCAGGACGTTTTCGAGGATGAGAGGAAAGTACTGGAG AGCAAGCTGACTGCCCATGAGGCAGTCACTGTCGTTCGCGAAGTGCTGCAGGAGCTGCTGATGGGGGTCTTGACCCCGGAGCGCACACCATCACCTGTGGATGCCTATCTCACCGAGGAAGACTTGTTCCGGCACAGGAATCCTCAG CTGCATTACGAGCACCAAGTGGTGCAAAGCCTGCACCAACTGTGGCGCCAGTACATGATCCTGCCCGCCAAGGCTGAGGAGGCCAGGCCAGGGAACAAGGAGCACGTCAGCCCCATAGCCACAGAGAAGACCTCTGTGAATGCCGAGCTGTTACCACGCTTTAGGAGCCCCATCTCCGAACCTCAAGTGCCCCGGCCTGAGAACGAGGCCCTCAGGGAATCCGGGTCCCAGAAGGCCAGAGTGGGGACCAAGAGTTCTCGGCGGAAGAGCATCATGGAGGAGATCCTGGTGGAGGAAAGCCCAGATGTGGACAGCACCAAGAGCCCCTGGGAGCCGGATGGCCTTCCCCTGCTGGAGTGGAACCTCTGCTTGGAGGACTTCAGAAAG GCAGTGATGGTGCTCCCTGATGAGAACCAGAGAGAGGATGCGTTGATGAGGCTCAACAAAGCAGCCCTGGAGCTGTGCCAGAAGCCAAGGCCATTGCAGTCCAACCTCCTGCACCAGATGTG TTTGCAGCTGTGGCGAGATGTGATTGACAGCCTGGTAGGCCATTCCATGTGGCTGAGGTCTCTGCTGGGCCTGCCTGAGAAGGAGACCATCTATTTGAATGTGCCTGAAGAGCAAG ATCAAAAATCACCTCCTATCATGGAAGTGAAGGTACCTGCGGGGAAAGCTGGGAAGGAGGAGCGGAAAGGAGCAGCCCAGGAAAAGAAGCAACTGGGGATCAAAGACAAAGAAGACAAGAAAGGAGCCAAGCTGCTCGGGAAAGAG GACCGTCCCAACAGCAAGAAGCACAAGGCAAAGGATGACAAGAAAGTCATAAAATCTGCAAGTCGGGACAGGTTTTCCTTGGAAGACCCTACCCCTGACATCATCCTCCCTTCCCAAGAACCCATAGACCCCCTGGTCATGGAGAAATACACCCAGAGGCTGCACAGTGAG GTCCGGGGGCTGCTGGACACCCTGGTGACCGACCTGATGGTCCTGGCTGATGAGCTCAGCCCCATAAAGAATGTCGAGGAGGCTTTGCGCCTCTGCAGGTGA
- the MYCBPAP gene encoding MYCBP-associated protein isoform X15, with translation MVPGGTMKSLKKDSRLRITPTRLLEASESVKEKKRAKGPEQPTPTIQEEPEPVSSVLQGDDILALAIKKEDLKEQHIPRLTEKEDKRVITQKFIIRKLKPTDPRRKVCHLVARPVNPDAATKPLDYSGPGDSFDGSDQILPHHILGSLQDFKRIALARGNTQLAERIPTSPCLMTLISAEGESKQKAPKEEKRPPWAPPPQHNFLKNWQRNTALRKKQQEALSEHLKKPVSELLMHTGETYRRIQEERELIDCTLPTRRDRKSWENSGFWSRLEYLGDEMTGLVMTKTKTQRGLMEPITHIRKPHSIRVETGLPAQRDASYRYTWDRSLFLIYRRKELQRIMEELDFSQQDIDGLEVVGKGRPFSAVTVEDYTVFERSQGSSSEETTYLGTLAISCDVSMPILGPSLLFCGKPACWIRGSNPQDKRQVGIAAHLTFETLEGEKTSSELSVVNNGTVAIWYDWRRQHQPDTFQDLKKNRMQRFYFDNREGVILPGETKTFTFFFKSLTAGIFREFWEFRTHPTLLGGAILQANLHAVSLTQDVFEDERKVLESKLTAHEAVTVVREVLQELLMGVLTPERTPSPVDAYLTEEDLFRHRNPQLHYEHQVVQSLHQLWRQYMILPAKAEEARPGNKEHVSPIATEKTSVNAELLPRFRSPISEPQVPRPENEALRESGSQKARVGTKSSRRKSIMEEILVEESPDVDSTKSPWEPDGLPLLEWNLCLEDFRKAVMVLPDENQREDALMRLNKAALELCQKPRPLQSNLLHQMCLQLWRDVIDSLVGHSMWLRSLLGLPEKETIYLNVPEEQDQKSPPIMEVKVPAGKAGKEERKGAAQEKKQLGIKDKEDKKGAKLLGKEDRPNSKKHKAKDDKKVIKSASRDRFSLEDPTPDIILPSQEPIDPLVMEKYTQRLHSEVRGLLDTLVTDLMVLADELSPIKNVEEALRLCR, from the exons ATGGTGCCGGGCGGCACCATGAAGTCTCTAAAGAAGGATTCCCGCCTCAGAATAACTCCAACCAGATTATTAGAGGCCTCAGAGAGCGTCAAAG AAAAGAAGCGGGCAAAGGGACCTGAACAACCCACACCCACAATTCAGGAAGAGCCTGAACCTGTTAGCAGTGTCCTACAAGGAGATGACATTCTTGCCTTGGCCATTAAGAAGGaagacttgaaggag caacACATTCCTCGCCTTACTGAAAAGGAAGATAAACGTGTCATTACCCAGAAATTTATCATCCGTAAACTCAAACCCACGGATCCTAGGAGGAAGGTCTGCCACCTTGTAGCACGTCCCGTGAATCCTGATGCAGCCACAAAACCTCTGGACTACTCTG GTCCCGGTGACAGCTTCGATGGCAGTGACCAGATCCTGCCCCACCACATCTTGGGGAGTCTCCAGGACTTTAAGAGAATTGCACTTGCTCGAGGGAACACCCAG CTGGCTGAGCGGATACCTACCTCACCCTGTCTGATGACCCTCATCTCTGCTGAAGGAGAGTCAAAGCAAAAAGCcccaaaagaagagaagagacctCCCTGGGCCCCACCTCCTCAGCACAACTTTCTGAAAAACTGGCAGCGTAACACAGCCCTGCGGAAGAAGCAGCAGGAAGCCCTCAGCG AACACCTAAAGAAGCCAGTCAGTGAGCTGCTCATGCACACTGGGGAGACCTACAGACGGATCCAGGAGGAGCGGGAGCTCATTGACTGCACACTTCCAACCCGGCGTGATAGGAAA AGCTGGGAGAACAGTGGGTTCTGGAGTCGACTGGAATACTTGGGAGATGAGATGACAGGTCTGGTCATGACCAAGACAAAAACTCAGCGTGGCCTCATGGAGCCCATCACTCACATCAGGAAGCCCCACTCCATCCGGGTGGAGACAG GATTACCAGCCCAGAGGGATGCTTCGTACCGCTACACCTGGGATCGGAGTCTGTTTCTGATCTACCGACGCAAGGAGCTGCAGAGAATCATGGAAGAGCTGGATTTCAGCCAGCAG GATATTGATGGCCTGGAGGTGGTAGGCAAAGGGCGGCCCTTCTCGGCTGTTACTGTGGAAGACTACACAGTGTTTGAAAGAAGTCAGGGAAGCTCCTCTGAAGAGACAACATACTT AGGCACACTGGCCATTTCCTGTGATGTCTCCATGCCTATTCTCGGCCCTTCTCTGCTGTTCTGTGGGAAGCCAGCTTGCTGGATCAGAGGCAGTAATCCACAGGACAAG AGGCAGGTTGGGATTGCTGCTCACTTGACCTTTGAAACCCTGGAAGGTGAGAAAACCTCCTCAGAACTGAGTGTGGTCAATAATGGCACTGTGGCCATTTGGTATGACTGGCGACGGCAGCACCAGCCGGACACTTTCCAAGACCTTAAGAAGAACAGGATGCAGCGATTTTACTTTGACAACCGGGAAG GTGTGATTCTGCCTGGAGAAACTAAAACCTTTACCTTCTTCTTCAAGTCTTTGACTGCTGGGATCTTCAGGGAATTTTGGGAGTTTCGAACCCATCCTACTCTATTAGGAGGTGCTATACTGCAGGCCAATCTCCACGCAGTCTCCCTGACCCAGGACGTTTTCGAGGATGAGAGGAAAGTACTGGAG AGCAAGCTGACTGCCCATGAGGCAGTCACTGTCGTTCGCGAAGTGCTGCAGGAGCTGCTGATGGGGGTCTTGACCCCGGAGCGCACACCATCACCTGTGGATGCCTATCTCACCGAGGAAGACTTGTTCCGGCACAGGAATCCTCAG CTGCATTACGAGCACCAAGTGGTGCAAAGCCTGCACCAACTGTGGCGCCAGTACATGATCCTGCCCGCCAAGGCTGAGGAGGCCAGGCCAGGGAACAAGGAGCACGTCAGCCCCATAGCCACAGAGAAGACCTCTGTGAATGCCGAGCTGTTACCACGCTTTAGGAGCCCCATCTCCGAACCTCAAGTGCCCCGGCCTGAGAACGAGGCCCTCAGGGAATCCGGGTCCCAGAAGGCCAGAGTGGGGACCAAGAGTTCTCGGCGGAAGAGCATCATGGAGGAGATCCTGGTGGAGGAAAGCCCAGATGTGGACAGCACCAAGAGCCCCTGGGAGCCGGATGGCCTTCCCCTGCTGGAGTGGAACCTCTGCTTGGAGGACTTCAGAAAG GCAGTGATGGTGCTCCCTGATGAGAACCAGAGAGAGGATGCGTTGATGAGGCTCAACAAAGCAGCCCTGGAGCTGTGCCAGAAGCCAAGGCCATTGCAGTCCAACCTCCTGCACCAGATGTG TTTGCAGCTGTGGCGAGATGTGATTGACAGCCTGGTAGGCCATTCCATGTGGCTGAGGTCTCTGCTGGGCCTGCCTGAGAAGGAGACCATCTATTTGAATGTGCCTGAAGAGCAAG ATCAAAAATCACCTCCTATCATGGAAGTGAAGGTACCTGCGGGGAAAGCTGGGAAGGAGGAGCGGAAAGGAGCAGCCCAGGAAAAGAAGCAACTGGGGATCAAAGACAAAGAAGACAAGAAAGGAGCCAAGCTGCTCGGGAAAGAG GACCGTCCCAACAGCAAGAAGCACAAGGCAAAGGATGACAAGAAAGTCATAAAATCTGCAAGTCGGGACAGGTTTTCCTTGGAAGACCCTACCCCTGACATCATCCTCCCTTCCCAAGAACCCATAGACCCCCTGGTCATGGAGAAATACACCCAGAGGCTGCACAGTGAG GTCCGGGGGCTGCTGGACACCCTGGTGACCGACCTGATGGTCCTGGCTGATGAGCTCAGCCCCATAAAGAATGTCGAGGAGGCTTTGCGCCTCTGCAGGTGA